One window from the genome of Paenibacillus azoreducens encodes:
- a CDS encoding DeoR/GlpR family DNA-binding transcription regulator encodes MKKSRLAVERQKEIFNNISQVGTVYVANLSKKFNVTKETIRKDLEALEKEGLVQRTHGGAVLNHKMSIQRHMTNLDVKSSIAKEAAQLVEKGDIIALDSSDFSLQMAKELRDQEITVITNSIPITLELLNQDHIRLITIGGYVNQQFSSFVGAIAEKAIETYHVGKFFLSCSGFDLEHGVFENHEMEAQIKQKFLKVADEVILMADHAQFGRKSLTSLVGLNQVDKLIVDHGLPIHNLTALRSAGINVVLAN; translated from the coding sequence ATGAAAAAGAGCCGTTTAGCGGTAGAGAGGCAGAAGGAAATTTTCAACAATATCAGCCAAGTCGGCACGGTGTATGTCGCTAATCTGAGTAAGAAATTCAACGTGACTAAAGAGACGATCCGCAAGGATCTGGAGGCGCTGGAGAAGGAAGGGCTTGTGCAGCGTACGCATGGCGGCGCGGTGTTGAACCATAAGATGTCGATTCAACGACATATGACGAATTTGGATGTGAAGAGCTCCATTGCCAAGGAAGCCGCTCAGCTTGTGGAGAAGGGGGATATCATTGCTTTGGACAGCAGCGATTTTTCATTGCAGATGGCCAAAGAATTACGGGATCAGGAGATTACCGTTATTACGAATTCTATTCCGATCACGCTTGAGCTTCTGAATCAGGACCATATTCGTTTGATTACGATTGGCGGATATGTGAACCAGCAGTTCTCATCTTTCGTAGGCGCCATTGCGGAGAAAGCGATTGAAACGTACCATGTGGGAAAATTCTTTTTATCGTGCAGCGGATTTGATCTGGAGCATGGCGTCTTTGAAAATCATGAAATGGAAGCCCAAATCAAACAGAAGTTTTTGAAGGTTGCCGACGAAGTGATTTTGATGGCGGATCATGCGCAATTCGGCCGCAAATCGTTGACCAGCCTGGTTGGATTGAATCAGGTGGACAAGTTGATTGTCGATCATGGACTGCCGATTCATAACCTTACGGCACTGAGAAGCGCCGGAATTAACGTTGTTTTGGCCAATTGA
- a CDS encoding putative quinol monooxygenase yields MSKYGAYVKFTAKSGERETLADILLEAAEAIRSVKECEVYIINLSAQEPDAIWVTEVWSSAEAHKASLDLPDTKAAIARAMPLIEGVESIPVTPLGGKGL; encoded by the coding sequence ATGAGCAAATACGGGGCATATGTAAAGTTTACGGCAAAATCGGGAGAACGCGAAACGTTGGCTGACATTCTGTTGGAAGCCGCGGAGGCCATTCGATCCGTAAAAGAGTGCGAGGTTTATATCATTAATTTGTCGGCGCAGGAACCCGATGCCATCTGGGTAACGGAAGTCTGGAGCAGCGCCGAAGCCCATAAGGCTTCTCTCGACCTGCCAGACACCAAAGCAGCTATCGCACGCGCCATGCCACTGATCGAGGGTGTGGAATCGATCCCTGTAACGCCTTTAGGCGGCAAGGGACTGTAA
- a CDS encoding class I SAM-dependent methyltransferase — protein sequence MDKVISYYNAFDEWGRLNREPIEFIINMHHIQSMLPPEGHILDNGAGPGKYSIELAKRGYRVTLTDLTPRLVEFARTKAQEYQVEGQFDGFYPADARDLSLFPDNHFDAVLMLGPLYHLQTEADRVQAVQELHRVTKPGGLVFAAFMTKTRFLTNSLLYPEHWKPNHTIEGIQQFLRTGMFDHADEGRFTGAYYFDIVEITPFMESQSFETVKLIGSSSIAGAMTPEQWDYWRQQGDETYRQIMDIVMKESENPYLLGAASHLLYIGRKI from the coding sequence ATGGATAAGGTCATTTCATATTACAATGCTTTTGACGAGTGGGGGCGGCTGAACCGGGAGCCTATCGAATTTATTATTAATATGCATCATATCCAAAGCATGCTTCCGCCAGAGGGACATATTCTGGACAATGGCGCGGGACCGGGAAAATATTCGATTGAGCTGGCTAAACGCGGTTATAGGGTCACGTTGACGGATTTGACGCCGAGATTGGTAGAGTTTGCAAGAACAAAAGCCCAAGAATACCAGGTTGAAGGTCAATTTGACGGTTTTTATCCGGCAGATGCCAGAGATCTGAGTCTTTTTCCGGATAACCATTTTGACGCCGTACTGATGCTGGGTCCTCTGTATCATCTGCAAACGGAAGCAGACCGGGTACAAGCGGTCCAAGAGCTGCACCGGGTGACAAAACCGGGCGGGCTTGTTTTTGCAGCCTTTATGACCAAAACCAGATTTTTAACGAACTCGCTGCTGTACCCCGAGCATTGGAAGCCCAACCATACGATTGAGGGCATCCAGCAATTTTTGCGGACAGGAATGTTCGACCACGCAGATGAGGGGCGTTTTACCGGGGCCTATTATTTTGACATTGTTGAAATCACCCCGTTTATGGAGTCACAAAGCTTTGAAACCGTGAAGCTGATCGGTTCGAGCAGCATTGCGGGTGCCATGACGCCAGAGCAGTGGGATTATTGGCGCCAGCAGGGGGATGAAACCTATCGGCAAATCATGGACATCGTCATGAAAGAATCGGAAAATCCATATTTGCTGGGGGCCGCATCCCATCTGCTGTATATCGGCAGGAAAATATAA
- a CDS encoding AAA family ATPase, translated as MKLVIIFGPQAVGKMTVGQELAKTTDLKLFHNHMTIDLVSNFFSYGSAAGKRLVNLFRQEIFEEVAKSDLTGLIFTFVWAFDLKSDWDYIEHISRIFESEGGTVYLVELEAGMEARLERNKSPHRLEHKPTKRNLAFSERDLRETMESHRLNSLEGEVKHPNYMRINNTDLSPEKAALMIKEKFGF; from the coding sequence ATGAAATTGGTCATTATTTTCGGGCCACAGGCTGTCGGAAAAATGACGGTGGGGCAGGAACTGGCGAAAACAACAGATTTGAAGCTGTTTCACAACCATATGACGATTGATCTTGTTTCCAACTTTTTCAGTTACGGATCGGCTGCAGGGAAACGTCTGGTCAACCTGTTCCGGCAGGAAATTTTTGAGGAAGTCGCCAAAAGCGACCTCACTGGATTGATTTTTACCTTTGTTTGGGCGTTTGATCTGAAGAGCGATTGGGATTATATCGAGCACATCAGCCGTATTTTCGAATCCGAGGGCGGGACGGTGTATTTAGTGGAATTGGAGGCTGGCATGGAGGCGCGGCTGGAACGCAACAAAAGCCCGCACCGCTTGGAACATAAACCGACCAAAAGGAATTTGGCATTTTCCGAACGGGATCTTCGGGAGACGATGGAGAGCCACCGTCTGAATTCTCTGGAGGGAGAAGTCAAACATCCCAATTACATGAGAATCAACAATACGGATTTGAGCCCGGAAAAGGCGGCTCTAATGATCAAGGAGAAATTCGGGTTTTAA
- a CDS encoding sulfite exporter TauE/SafE family protein: protein MESTAFLILCIVVVMAAGFVQGLTSFGFALIAMPFLAKMIPFQEAVPIVVMLSLCTNLMVITGAWRHVDLKKIWILILSSLLAAPVGAYLLLLLDERLLKMFTGAFIVLIALLQLLGRTFPVKNEKLAFVPVGMISGLLNGSISMSGPPVALFLSNQRTGKDTFRANITAYAIILNIITIGTYAYGGMLTSSVLTGSLWLIPSMFVGVLLGIKAIKRLNDQWFRKLALWVIMGSGIWTIVSTL, encoded by the coding sequence ATGGAATCAACCGCATTTTTAATTCTGTGCATCGTTGTGGTGATGGCGGCCGGTTTTGTCCAGGGGCTGACAAGCTTTGGATTTGCCCTGATCGCTATGCCTTTTTTGGCCAAAATGATTCCATTTCAAGAGGCCGTTCCCATCGTGGTCATGCTGAGCTTATGCACCAACCTGATGGTGATTACCGGCGCGTGGCGCCATGTCGATCTCAAAAAAATATGGATCCTGATCCTGTCCAGCTTGCTTGCCGCGCCAGTTGGAGCGTATCTCCTTCTTTTGCTGGATGAGCGGCTCTTAAAAATGTTTACGGGAGCTTTTATTGTATTGATCGCGTTGCTTCAACTGCTTGGCAGGACATTTCCAGTGAAAAACGAGAAGCTTGCCTTTGTTCCTGTAGGCATGATTAGCGGGCTGCTAAACGGAAGCATCTCCATGAGCGGGCCGCCAGTGGCTCTTTTTCTATCGAATCAGCGTACAGGCAAGGATACATTCCGGGCCAATATTACGGCGTACGCGATTATTCTAAACATCATCACCATTGGTACCTATGCATACGGCGGTATGTTGACCAGCTCCGTGCTTACCGGTTCTTTATGGCTTATCCCCAGCATGTTTGTTGGCGTATTATTGGGCATCAAAGCGATCAAGAGACTGAACGATCAATGGTTCCGCAAGCTTGCTCTGTGGGTCATTATGGGGTCAGGCATTTGGACCATCGTTAGTACCCTCTAA
- a CDS encoding GNAT family N-acetyltransferase has product MHQRIEEYSLNAWPALQTLVYDGWLLRFADGYTKRSNSVNAIYNRDEEHLDRKISKCEELYARAGLPTVFKVTSFGPPSLDQALEARGYTVVDPSCNMLLDDLAASAKPLLTNVEIYESPALEWLGTLSKLNPKMSEDQLAVTSKMLSGTLLQTGFFTLYEGAVPVACGLGVIEDQMVGLFDILTSEQQRNRGYGEQLIRNILKWAKENGATQSYLQVLQHNPPAHRLYEKLVFRQIYSYWYRTKSLL; this is encoded by the coding sequence TTGCATCAGCGAATCGAAGAATACTCTCTTAATGCCTGGCCTGCGCTGCAGACGCTTGTCTATGACGGATGGCTGCTCCGTTTTGCCGACGGGTATACGAAAAGGTCCAATTCCGTTAACGCGATATACAATCGGGATGAAGAGCATCTCGACCGGAAAATATCAAAATGCGAAGAACTATACGCCAGGGCGGGGCTGCCGACCGTGTTTAAGGTCACTTCGTTTGGTCCACCGTCGCTGGACCAAGCATTGGAGGCAAGAGGGTATACGGTTGTCGATCCTTCCTGCAACATGCTGCTGGATGATCTGGCTGCATCGGCGAAGCCGCTTCTAACAAACGTTGAAATTTACGAATCTCCGGCTCTGGAGTGGCTCGGGACCTTATCGAAGCTGAATCCGAAGATGTCCGAGGATCAATTGGCCGTGACCTCAAAAATGCTTTCCGGTACCTTGCTGCAAACCGGATTTTTTACCCTTTATGAAGGGGCCGTTCCCGTCGCCTGCGGACTTGGAGTCATCGAAGATCAGATGGTCGGATTGTTTGATATCCTCACTTCCGAGCAGCAACGAAACCGGGGATATGGCGAGCAGCTGATCCGGAACATCTTGAAATGGGCCAAAGAAAACGGCGCGACGCAAAGCTACCTTCAGGTTCTCCAGCATAACCCGCCTGCCCACAGGTTGTACGAAAAGCTGGTCTTCCGCCAAATTTATTCCTATTGGTACCGCACCAAAAGTTTGCTGTAA
- a CDS encoding AAA family ATPase — translation MIIWVNGAFGAGKTQTTHELHRRIPDSYIYDPENAGYFIRKNIPASMAKSDFQDHKMWRETNYGMIKYMHEEYDGTLIIPMTIVNPVYFDEIVGRLRRDGVVVHHFALCAAKETLLKRLRSRGENERSWAAQQIDRCIEGLSLPAFERQLQTDAMTIPEVAEAIAEAVNIELMPDNRGKLRRKYDNLITQIRHIRFFQ, via the coding sequence ATGATTATTTGGGTTAACGGTGCTTTTGGAGCAGGAAAAACGCAAACGACGCATGAGCTTCATCGGCGGATACCGGATTCATATATTTACGACCCGGAGAACGCGGGTTATTTTATACGCAAAAACATTCCCGCATCCATGGCCAAAAGCGATTTTCAGGATCACAAGATGTGGCGCGAAACGAATTACGGCATGATCAAATACATGCATGAAGAATATGACGGAACGCTGATCATTCCGATGACGATTGTCAATCCGGTATATTTCGACGAGATCGTCGGCAGGTTGAGGCGGGATGGGGTTGTCGTTCATCATTTTGCGCTTTGCGCCGCCAAGGAGACGCTGCTGAAGAGACTGCGAAGCCGGGGCGAAAATGAGCGTTCATGGGCCGCGCAGCAGATCGATAGATGCATCGAGGGGCTTTCCCTTCCTGCATTTGAGCGGCAGCTGCAAACGGATGCGATGACGATCCCTGAAGTGGCGGAGGCGATTGCGGAGGCTGTGAACATCGAACTGATGCCCGATAACCGCGGGAAACTGCGCCGCAAATACGATAACCTGATCACGCAAATCCGCCATATCCGTTTTTTTCAATAG
- a CDS encoding NUDIX domain-containing protein: protein MMRIIVTGGAIIEDAWGRILLQRRSDYGNWGLPGGGMEPGELIEDTMKREVREETGLEVTGFELYGVYSGPRMQYTYPDGNEVVFVMFIFRAEADLRGKLADDGKRLKFSDDAGESLELEFKYLEDIEDLPVSSVQRPVFVDLMKKQQGILRF from the coding sequence ATGATGCGAATTATCGTTACGGGCGGAGCCATCATTGAGGATGCATGGGGGCGTATTTTGCTGCAGCGGCGTTCGGATTACGGAAATTGGGGACTGCCAGGCGGCGGCATGGAACCGGGAGAGCTGATCGAAGACACGATGAAACGCGAGGTTCGGGAGGAAACCGGGCTTGAAGTAACAGGTTTTGAGCTTTATGGCGTCTACAGCGGGCCGAGAATGCAATATACATATCCGGATGGAAATGAAGTGGTGTTCGTGATGTTCATTTTCCGTGCGGAGGCGGATTTGCGGGGGAAATTGGCCGACGACGGGAAAAGACTCAAGTTCAGCGACGATGCAGGAGAATCCTTGGAGCTTGAATTCAAGTATTTGGAAGACATCGAAGACTTGCCGGTCAGTTCCGTTCAGAGACCTGTGTTCGTAGATTTAATGAAAAAACAGCAAGGGATTCTAAGATTCTAA
- a CDS encoding GNAT family N-acetyltransferase: MNYTIRQIMEQDVPFMWDMLYESLFVPEGAKPFDREILQDPAIAKYAEGWGRTGDIGFIAVTDDGQPMGTITARFFTEDNQGFGFVAADIPELGMALSPVYRGLRIGTALMEALFEGLRQKGIAKISLSVDPGNEAAVKLYRRFGFEEVGVVDTSITMVADVR; the protein is encoded by the coding sequence ATGAACTACACGATTAGACAGATTATGGAGCAGGACGTTCCTTTTATGTGGGATATGTTATATGAATCTTTGTTTGTTCCGGAAGGAGCTAAGCCGTTTGACCGAGAGATTCTTCAGGACCCGGCGATCGCCAAGTATGCCGAGGGTTGGGGCCGGACCGGAGATATCGGCTTTATTGCCGTAACGGATGACGGTCAGCCGATGGGAACGATTACGGCGCGGTTTTTCACAGAGGACAACCAAGGTTTTGGTTTTGTTGCAGCAGATATCCCCGAGCTCGGGATGGCTTTATCGCCGGTCTACCGGGGGCTGAGAATTGGAACGGCATTGATGGAGGCACTGTTTGAAGGGCTGCGGCAAAAAGGCATCGCAAAGATATCGCTAAGTGTAGATCCGGGCAATGAGGCCGCGGTTAAGCTGTACCGGCGTTTTGGTTTTGAGGAGGTTGGCGTGGTGGATACCTCTATTACGATGGTTGCCGATGTACGTTAA
- a CDS encoding MBL fold metallo-hydrolase, with translation MIQFSNDKITIFQSVLYQTTSTVIELDDLILVVDPNWLPSEIEEIKAHVDAVRGDKACYLLFTHGDYDHIIGYKAFPDAKTIGSAALASHPQKEHKLQLIRGFDARYYVKRDYPVEFPELDIVIEEDGQQITIGSTTLTFYLAPGHTPDGLFTVIDSAHVFVAGDYLSDFELPFIFHSARAYEETIRKAGQILQNHPVELLVPGHGQYTASREEMERRVNMAQSHLERLKQAVITGDEQSLERLRLEHGFASESTDQCHQENISILQKEYLNQD, from the coding sequence ATGATTCAATTTTCAAACGATAAGATAACGATTTTCCAAAGCGTTTTATATCAAACAACCTCCACTGTCATTGAGCTGGATGATCTCATCCTTGTCGTAGACCCGAACTGGCTCCCAAGTGAAATTGAAGAGATTAAGGCCCATGTCGATGCCGTTCGGGGCGATAAAGCTTGTTATTTGCTGTTTACGCATGGAGACTATGATCATATCATTGGCTATAAAGCATTCCCTGATGCCAAAACGATCGGAAGCGCCGCACTTGCAAGCCATCCGCAAAAAGAGCACAAGCTGCAGCTGATCCGCGGATTTGACGCCAGATATTACGTTAAGCGCGATTATCCGGTTGAATTTCCCGAGCTTGATATCGTAATTGAGGAGGACGGGCAGCAGATTACGATCGGTTCCACTACATTAACCTTCTACCTGGCCCCGGGGCATACGCCAGACGGTTTGTTTACGGTGATCGATTCGGCCCATGTTTTTGTCGCTGGCGATTATTTGTCGGATTTTGAGCTGCCTTTCATTTTTCACAGCGCCCGGGCGTATGAGGAGACGATTCGCAAGGCCGGGCAGATATTGCAGAATCATCCGGTAGAGCTGCTTGTTCCCGGTCATGGGCAGTATACGGCAAGCCGTGAGGAGATGGAGCGGAGAGTGAATATGGCGCAGAGCCATTTGGAGCGTTTGAAGCAGGCAGTTATAACAGGCGATGAGCAGTCACTTGAACGGCTGCGGCTAGAGCACGGTTTTGCATCCGAGTCGACCGACCAATGCCATCAGGAAAATATAAGCATCTTGCAGAAGGAATATTTGAATCAGGACTGA
- a CDS encoding glycoside hydrolase family 18 protein, giving the protein MTKPNYIVAGYAVDAKLPDMTKEDLVKLTHLNVAFGHVVDHRISTDHLRNLGLLQEIKREHPELCILLSVGGWSAGGFSEAAATEAGRASMAESAVRVLTEHPFDGIDLDWEYPCYGEAEIASSPDDKTNFTLLLKTIREALDRKGAQDGRHYLLTIAAGADQYYVDGTEMDEVQKYLDFVQLMTYDMRGGFQVLTGHHTNLYTPTGDLFRISTDASVKMFMRAGVPKDKIVIGAAFYSRVWHQVPDRNHGLHQMAGTTGGYGPDFTTLAKDYINKNGYTRFWDEEARAPYLFNGSSLISYDDEESIGHKCEYVKDNDLAGIMFWEYGCDETHRLLDAMHRGLRN; this is encoded by the coding sequence ATGACGAAACCGAATTACATTGTCGCCGGTTATGCCGTCGATGCCAAGCTGCCTGACATGACCAAGGAAGACCTGGTGAAGCTGACTCATCTCAACGTGGCTTTCGGCCATGTGGTCGATCATCGGATTTCCACGGATCATTTACGCAACTTGGGATTATTACAGGAGATCAAACGCGAGCATCCCGAGTTGTGCATCCTGCTATCCGTCGGCGGATGGAGCGCAGGCGGCTTTTCGGAAGCGGCTGCGACCGAAGCGGGAAGAGCCAGCATGGCTGAATCGGCGGTTCGCGTCTTGACGGAGCATCCGTTTGACGGGATCGATCTGGATTGGGAATACCCATGTTACGGCGAAGCCGAAATTGCGTCCAGTCCGGATGACAAGACGAACTTTACGCTGCTCCTTAAGACCATCCGGGAAGCGCTGGACCGCAAAGGTGCGCAGGACGGACGCCATTACCTGCTCACCATCGCCGCGGGGGCCGACCAATATTACGTGGACGGTACCGAAATGGATGAGGTGCAAAAATACCTCGATTTTGTGCAGCTGATGACTTACGATATGCGCGGCGGGTTCCAGGTGTTGACCGGACACCATACCAATTTGTATACGCCGACAGGGGATTTGTTCCGCATCAGTACGGATGCTTCCGTCAAAATGTTTATGCGCGCAGGCGTTCCGAAAGATAAAATCGTGATCGGGGCTGCGTTCTACTCCCGCGTCTGGCATCAGGTGCCTGACCGCAACCACGGTCTTCACCAAATGGCCGGCACCACCGGCGGGTACGGGCCGGATTTTACGACGCTTGCCAAGGACTATATCAACAAAAACGGGTATACCCGTTTTTGGGATGAAGAAGCGCGTGCGCCGTATCTTTTCAACGGTTCCAGTTTGATATCCTATGATGATGAGGAATCGATCGGGCATAAATGCGAATATGTAAAAGATAACGATCTGGCGGGCATTATGTTCTGGGAATACGGCTGCGATGAAACGCATCGTTTGCTTGACGCAATGCATCGCGGGCTGCGGAACTAG